A genomic region of Notamacropus eugenii isolate mMacEug1 chromosome 3, mMacEug1.pri_v2, whole genome shotgun sequence contains the following coding sequences:
- the LOC140532957 gene encoding hydroxyacyl-coenzyme A dehydrogenase, mitochondrial, with protein sequence MAFVTRQFVRSLASSSSVTGPAASAKKILIKHVIVIGGGLMGAGVTQVAASTGHTVVLVDQTDEILAKSKKGIEESLRRVVKKKFAENPQAGDEFIKKTMSNISLSTDAASVVHSTDLVIEAIVENQKVKNELFQRLDKFAAEHTIFASNTSSLQITDLANSTTRQDRFGGLHFFNPVPMMKVVEVIKTPMTSQKTFESLTDFSKALGKTPVTCKDSPGFIVNSLLVPYLMEAIRMHERGDASKEDIDVAMKLGAGYPMGPFGLLDYVGLDTTKFIVDGWHEMDSKNPLFQPSQLLNKLVEEKKFGRKTGEGFYKYK encoded by the coding sequence ATGGCCTTCGTCACCCGGCAGTTCGTGCGCTCCCTGGCCTCCTCTTCCTCCGTCACTGGCCCCGCGGCGTCGGCCAAGAAGATCCTCATCAAGCACGTGATTGTCATTGGAGGTGGGCTCATGGGTGCGGGGGTCACGCAGGTTGCTGCATCAACTGGACACACGGTTGTGTTAGTGGACCAGACAGATGAGATCTTGGCCAAGTccaaaaaaggaattgaagaaaGCCTTCGGAGAGTGGTCAAAAAGAAATTTGCAGAGAATCCTCAGGCTGGTGATGAATTTATTAAAAAGACTATGAGCAACATATCTTTGAGCACAGACGCAGCTTCTGTGGTCCATAGCACTGACTTGGTGATAGAAGCCATTGTggagaaccagaaagtaaaaaatGAGCTTTTCCAGAGGCTGGACAAGTTTGCAGCAGAACACACGATCTTTGCCAGCAATACTTCCTCTTTGCAAATCACAGACTTAGCCAATTCTACCACCAGGCAAGACCGATTTGGGGGGCTTCATTTCTTCAACCCTGTGCCCATGATGAAGGTGGTAGAGGTCATCAAGACACCAATGACCAGCCAGAAAACATTTGAATCTCTTACGGACTTTAGCAAAGCTTTGGGAAAGACTCCAGTAACTTGCAAGGATAGCCCTGGATTTATTGTAAACAGTCTCCTTGTACCATATCTTATGGAAGCAATCAGGATGCATGAAAGAGGGGATGCATCAAAAGAAGATATTGATGTAGCCATGAAGTTGGGAGCTGGCTACCCCATGGGTCCATTTGGACTCCTAGACTATGTTGGTCTAGATACTACCAAGTTCATTGTAGATGGATGGCATGAAATGGATTCAAAAAACCCGTTATTCCAACCCAGCCAGTTGCTAAATAAATTGGTTGAAGAAAAGAAGTTCGGCAGGAAGACAGGAGAAGGATTTTACAAATACAAGTGA